DNA from Serinibacter salmoneus:
CTGCGGGATCCGCGCGAGGCTCGCCGGCCAGGTCCACCGCGGCGCCACGCGCGCCGTCACCCGGGCGGGCCGCTGTTCACGTCCGTGCTCGCCCGCCTGCTCGGCCTGTGGCTCGCCCGCCGTCGCCGCGCCGTCCGCCGCGCAGTCCGCCCCGTCGTGTGCCCCGTCGCTCATCGGTGTCCTCTCCTCGGGTCCGATCCTGCAACGGCCCTCCGACATTCTTGCCGGTGCCTCCCACCGCTGCACCCGCACCCGCTCACTCGGCCAGGGCCCGCGCCACCACCCGGCGCAGCGCCGGGACCGCCTCGGTGGCGAACCAGGGGTTGCGTGCCTGCCAGCGGAAGTTGAGCGGTGAGGGGTGCACGAGGGGGAAGCGCTCGGGCAGGTAGTCGGCGAACCGGCGCACCGTCTCGGTCAGCGTGCCCGTCGGCGCCAGGTAGTACTGCTGCGCGTACCGGCCCACCAGCACGGTCAGCCGCACCTGACGCATCTCGGCCAGCAGCGGGGGATGCCAGCGCGCGGCGAAACCCCGGCGGGGAGGCTTGTCGCCGCTGCGTCCCCGCCCCGGGTAGTAGAAGTCCATCGGCAGCACGGCAATCCGTGGCCCACGGAACACCTCCTCCTCGACCCCGAACCACTCCCGCAGGGTGCGGCCGCTCGCATCGCTGAAGGCCACCCCGCTGGCCTGCGCCACCTGGCCGGGTGCCTGCCCGATGATGAGGATCCGCGCGGCGGGGTCGGCGGAGAAGACCGGCTGCCACCCGGCCTCGGTGAAGGCGGCGTTCTCGGGATCGGCGGCGATCTCGCGCCGAATCCGCGCGATCCGTGCGATCCGTGACGTGCCCGCGGGTGCGTCTCCCGTCATGACCCCAGCACTCGCCGCAGGTACGCGTTCGCGAACACTCGATCCGGGTCCAGCTCCTCCCGCAGCGCCTGGAAGTCCGCGAAGCGCGGATAGGCGGGCGCGAGGTCCGCCGCGCGGCGGGTGTGCATCTTCCCCCAGTGCGGGCGACCGCCCCGGGCCCGCAGCAGCGCCTCCACCGCGTGGAAGTAGGGACGCGGGTCTTCCCCCTGCGCACGGTGCACCGCGATGTAGGCCGAGTCCCGGCCGTGCGCCGTGGAGAGCCACAGGTCGTCCGCCGCGGCGAACCGCACCTCCAACGGGAAGGAGATCCGCCACCCGCGCTCCTCGATGAGGGACCGGATCGCTCGCAGCGCCCCCACCACCTCGCCCGCGGGGATCGCGTACTCCATCTCGCTGAATCGCACGGTGCGGCGGGTGGCGAACACGCGGTGCGAGGCGTCGGTGTAGGTCCGCTCGCCGGAGAGTCGTGCGGCGATCCTGTTGATCCGCGGCACCAGGACGGGTGCGGCCCGCCCCAGCGCACAGGTGGCGCCGAAGACGCCGTTGGCCATGACGACCTCGTCCAGCCACGCCCGATGAGCGGGCAGCGGATCACGCCGCTGCCCGGCCGGGAGCCGTCGGTTGGTCTTGGTCATCGCGAGGTCGGTGTGCGGGAACCAGTAGAACTCCAGGTGGTCGGCGCTCGCGGCCCGCTCGTGCACGCTCGCCAGCACGTCCTCCAGCGGCTCGACGCGTTCGGTGGCGTGCAGGTCGAACGCGTCCACGCACTGCAGGGTCACCTCCGTGAGGATCCCCAGGGCGCCGAGGCCGAGGGCGACGGCGGGGAGCAGATCGGCGTTCTCACCGCCTTCCGCGTTCTCGCCGTCTTCCCCAGAGGTCACCCGCAGCACCTCACCGGTCCCGGTCACCAGCACCGCCCCGATCACCTGCGTGGCGATCCCGCCGAAGCGCGCGCCGGTGCCGTGGGTGCCGGTGGAGATCGCGCCCGCGATGGACTGCGCGTCGATGTCGCCGAGGTTCGTCATCGCCAGGCCGTGCGGCGCGAGCAGCGCGGGGATCTGGTGCAGGCGCGTGCCCGCCGCCAGGGTCGCGGTCCGTGCCTGCCGGTCCACCGCGATCAGGCCCTGCAACCCGTCCAGGGTGACCTGCACGTCGTCGGCCTGCGCGATCGCCGTGAAGCTGTGGCCCGCCCCGACCGCCTTCACGCGGCGACGCGTCGCGCGGGCCCGGGTCACGACGTCGACCACCTCGCCCAGGCTCCTCGGTGCGGCGACCCCGAGCGGGCTGGCGGACACGGTCCGCCCCCAGTTGCGCCAGAGGCCCGACGGCGAACTCACAGGAACGCCTTTCCCTCACCGCGGTAGGTGGGGACGCGGGCGGTGATCGACTCGCCGGCGACCACCACCATCTCGTTCACGTGCTCGGCGAGTTCCCCGGACTTCGCGTGCCGCAGCCACACCCGGTCCCCGACGGCGAGGCGTCTCGCGGCGGCGCCGGTCAGCGGGGTCTGGACCTCCCCGGCCATCTCGCGGGGCGCCATCGCGAGCCCCTCCGGGTGGACCACCCGGGGGAGTCGGTCAGGGCCGGGAGGGCCGGAGGCGATCCATCCGCCGCCGAGCACGGTCGCGGTCCCCGGGGCCGGCTTGCGGACCACGCTGAGGGCGAATCCGGTGGCGGGGCGGGGCGCGAAGGCGGCGTAGTCGTCGAAGTAGTGCCCGGCGAACAGGCCGGACCCGGCGGCGATCTCCGTCACCGACGGGTCGGCGGTGGTGGTCTCCACCGATCCGGTGCCGCCGCCGTTGACGAACTCCAGGTCCGCGAGCTCGCGCACCGCGGCGATCGCCTCGCCGCGGCGCTCGGCGAGCTCGGCCTCGGAGTGGCGCTTGATCCGGCGCATGACGGCGTTCATCGCGTGGCGGCCGGGGACGGCGTCGCTCACCCCGGCGATCTGCGCCTCATACGCCATCACGCCCACGAGGGCGAATCCCTGGCGGGCTGTGACGTGGCGGGCGAGGGTGCGCAGCGCCTGCGGGGAGTGGACGGGGGAGCGCAGCACTCCCACGTGGTGCAGGCCCAGTGGTCCGAGAGGGGCGGGGGCGTGCCAGGAGGCGTCCAACTCGAGGCAGATCCGCAAGACGGGGCGGGAGG
Protein-coding regions in this window:
- a CDS encoding D-arabinono-1,4-lactone oxidase; this encodes MSSPSGLWRNWGRTVSASPLGVAAPRSLGEVVDVVTRARATRRRVKAVGAGHSFTAIAQADDVQVTLDGLQGLIAVDRQARTATLAAGTRLHQIPALLAPHGLAMTNLGDIDAQSIAGAISTGTHGTGARFGGIATQVIGAVLVTGTGEVLRVTSGEDGENAEGGENADLLPAVALGLGALGILTEVTLQCVDAFDLHATERVEPLEDVLASVHERAASADHLEFYWFPHTDLAMTKTNRRLPAGQRRDPLPAHRAWLDEVVMANGVFGATCALGRAAPVLVPRINRIAARLSGERTYTDASHRVFATRRTVRFSEMEYAIPAGEVVGALRAIRSLIEERGWRISFPLEVRFAAADDLWLSTAHGRDSAYIAVHRAQGEDPRPYFHAVEALLRARGGRPHWGKMHTRRAADLAPAYPRFADFQALREELDPDRVFANAYLRRVLGS
- a CDS encoding alanine racemase; the protein is MPAAARAHLIAPPWPAWEAATAAQEPPFAVLDAEALEANAADLVRRAAGKPIRIASKSLRVRGVIEDLLTRPGFTGVLAYTLPEALWLAETIEDVVVGYPSADRAAIAALAREERAAARVTLMVDDVAQLDLIDAVVPPASRPVLRICLELDASWHAPAPLGPLGLHHVGVLRSPVHSPQALRTLARHVTARQGFALVGVMAYEAQIAGVSDAVPGRHAMNAVMRRIKRHSEAELAERRGEAIAAVRELADLEFVNGGGTGSVETTTADPSVTEIAAGSGLFAGHYFDDYAAFAPRPATGFALSVVRKPAPGTATVLGGGWIASGPPGPDRLPRVVHPEGLAMAPREMAGEVQTPLTGAAARRLAVGDRVWLRHAKSGELAEHVNEMVVVAGESITARVPTYRGEGKAFL
- a CDS encoding uracil-DNA glycosylase family protein, translated to MTGDAPAGTSRIARIARIRREIAADPENAAFTEAGWQPVFSADPAARILIIGQAPGQVAQASGVAFSDASGRTLREWFGVEEEVFRGPRIAVLPMDFYYPGRGRSGDKPPRRGFAARWHPPLLAEMRQVRLTVLVGRYAQQYYLAPTGTLTETVRRFADYLPERFPLVHPSPLNFRWQARNPWFATEAVPALRRVVARALAE